The bacterium genome includes a window with the following:
- a CDS encoding pyridoxamine 5'-phosphate oxidase family protein encodes MLTEPGRGFYFEVFPTGLPRNLLRDPRVSILGVNSGRLFWLRALLFGRFPAPPAVRLGGRVVGEPRQASARELAMWQHRVRPLRRLRGYGLLWGRLRRIRVRDLEIDRAEPVRLGSMTEGHWKRTV; translated from the coding sequence GTGCTCACCGAGCCGGGACGCGGCTTCTACTTCGAGGTGTTCCCCACCGGTCTGCCGCGTAATCTCCTCCGCGACCCGCGGGTCTCGATCCTCGGCGTCAACAGTGGTCGGCTGTTCTGGCTACGGGCGCTCCTCTTCGGACGGTTCCCCGCGCCGCCCGCTGTCCGGCTCGGCGGCCGCGTCGTCGGTGAGCCCCGGCAGGCCAGCGCCCGCGAACTGGCGATGTGGCAACACCGCGTCCGCCCGCTCCGTCGGCTGCGCGGCTACGGCCTTCTGTGGGGACGCCTCCGGCGGATCCGGGTCCGCGATCTGGAGATCGACCGCGCCGAGCCGGTCCGTCTGGGCTCCATGACCGAAGGGCATTGGAAAAGAACCGTCTGA
- a CDS encoding isoprenylcysteine carboxylmethyltransferase family protein — protein MTIFGAFTALFVLAAFLVDRLLGLPGFLPEGARLPLSIPVITVGVTLTAWSVLHFLRVKGTPVPFNPPPTVVKTGPYRYARNPMLTGVFLFLFGLGFGVNSASLVCLFTPLYVLINVWELKKIEEPELMKRLGDEYIEYLKRTPMFIPAFRPRSRPRS, from the coding sequence GTGACGATCTTCGGCGCGTTCACCGCGTTGTTCGTGCTGGCCGCGTTTCTTGTTGACCGGCTGCTAGGACTCCCCGGTTTCTTGCCAGAGGGCGCAAGGCTTCCGTTGTCGATTCCGGTAATAACGGTGGGAGTCACCCTCACGGCTTGGTCGGTGCTTCACTTCTTGAGAGTCAAGGGAACGCCGGTACCCTTCAATCCGCCTCCGACAGTGGTCAAAACCGGACCCTATCGGTACGCCAGGAATCCAATGCTCACGGGTGTCTTCCTCTTTCTCTTCGGCCTGGGCTTTGGCGTCAATTCGGCTTCACTCGTGTGCCTCTTCACGCCACTGTACGTGCTGATCAACGTGTGGGAACTAAAGAAGATCGAGGAGCCCGAGCTCATGAAGAGGTTGGGTGATGAGTACATCGAGTATCTAAAGCGAACCCCGATGTTTATCCCGGCCTTCAGGCCTAGATCGAGGCCGAGGAGCTGA
- a CDS encoding VWA domain-containing protein, producing MSLHLTSGFVVLLAMLLGGIGCGRRDEAESPVPSDAEPAIVAAGSEASNLAFSEPEAAFEDLSAAEADPLEVAPYDFNSAPAKAEEAEPNDEIEQAGPLTRDGEQWVTRGRLSGRDFDWYVFTVEGEPELWLIEAISSNLQSLKYQNAAGESKTATRHEDTSRWTLANLFLMPGRHWLQLWSREGDAEYTLRAVPLGAPSRWAEREPNDDPSRAHLLRLGTPRSGLLFEEGDEDYYQFSLNAAEYVELEVAPPPEVKPRLTVWEMGLTRTERTLLLYRGHEAGGNLVYRAWLPSGDYITEVKAEEGQSASPYRLRVNRLDPFDLPCDLEPNDEPRDARPLPSSLKVTGTVGETRDEDWYRLPRLAEETTVRAEILEQPDNVRPDTFLRLYREGDDYHSDVFKWDEENAVFEGTLDAATPWIARIYGKGAYEVRFAFEPGPPPRPAARDLPLRLSLPAGPHVFAAFWHQDQRSQLPVGLVNESDQTLHLTLDAASSHHAWNARLEPTEVALAAGERTSVDLTLAVAEDAWAERPVRITIRARDGAGAQRTASTEAVARCGAPPIGGRPPSPLPAELLGGLNVAWAGLGARPVVADERAAEDQAPLHDGVTPNDGAWYTRETPAAVTVELAGTEPLPVAGVVLNPRGSYPVRNQARRFELALSLDGREFSPVLSEELGPAPREQTFALDRPRPARFARLRVLSNHEGAGGYAALGEWKVIARPGTHPVGAEPFNLADPRKGGHVVWSDPLMTTSIIRQILTEEVEHPHMRLDPLNPNRWIVGFHHQRAAQISALEWVQADDYYDSPRLSTVQVSVSAKSPVGPWSPLSTWQLDTTPAATSRLQLPEPIWARYVRFSTTEPAVSDTWQLPETLRVFERPAAPGYLSALGEWGQYSRAAYYETTTDSGRAGNAVSEAGDNDTRANAQSLEPGRRQRGDVLVGEDVDWYRIEVPSGHNRLELSLEGDPALRVVGRIENQAGEEVSLEEVSETPAGGWRADLAVEGGDAYFVQIVEPPRSIVLAWDNSGSTTPFKPTLYQALPRFVASVQSEREFVNLLPFQSGGGDFLLEEWSDQAYVLQTALNDYDRRHGSSEAELALLTATKGLANRSGTRAVVFLTDADTHSYDKTGELWRFLEEVRPRVFTLELHRGNVVYQQDLMQSWAATNDGRYDFFRTNADLEVAFDRASCLLRRPAGYLLAATTRFEEPPGPGTIEITASESVLGRPAVELILDASGSMLQRLEGRSRIDIARDVLVSLVEETLPPETPLALRIFGHKTPRACQTDLEVPLSPLRPAKIVPVIRRTEAKNRAKTPIGASLELVAADLETADGPKIVILVTDGEETCGGDPQAAIQGLKDKGFDVRVNIVGFAIEDETLKDTFSRWATLGGGLYFNATSGEELGQAMRQALQPKFQVLDAGGEVVAAGVTRGDPVEVPAGLYSVRVLTSPPRLFDDVRVKGEDSVVLNLDARDES from the coding sequence TTGAGTCTTCATCTAACCTCGGGTTTCGTCGTCCTCCTCGCGATGCTGCTCGGAGGAATCGGCTGCGGCCGCCGCGACGAGGCCGAATCACCTGTACCGAGCGACGCTGAGCCGGCCATCGTCGCGGCCGGCAGTGAGGCGAGCAACCTCGCCTTCTCGGAGCCCGAGGCCGCCTTCGAAGACTTGAGCGCGGCAGAAGCCGACCCGCTCGAGGTCGCCCCCTACGACTTCAATTCGGCGCCAGCCAAGGCGGAAGAAGCCGAGCCCAACGACGAGATCGAGCAAGCCGGTCCCCTGACTCGGGACGGCGAGCAGTGGGTGACGCGAGGTCGCCTCAGCGGTCGTGACTTCGACTGGTACGTCTTCACGGTCGAAGGCGAGCCGGAGCTCTGGTTGATCGAGGCGATCAGCTCGAACCTTCAGAGCCTGAAGTACCAGAACGCGGCCGGGGAGTCGAAAACCGCGACCCGTCACGAAGACACCTCGCGATGGACCCTTGCCAACCTCTTCCTGATGCCCGGCCGTCACTGGCTGCAACTCTGGAGCCGCGAGGGTGACGCCGAGTACACCCTGCGCGCGGTCCCCCTCGGCGCACCGTCCCGCTGGGCCGAGCGCGAGCCCAACGACGACCCCAGCCGCGCCCACCTGCTGCGCCTCGGGACTCCTCGCAGCGGGCTGCTCTTCGAGGAAGGTGACGAGGACTACTATCAGTTCTCGCTCAACGCGGCCGAGTACGTCGAGCTCGAAGTCGCTCCGCCGCCGGAGGTCAAGCCGCGCCTCACGGTTTGGGAGATGGGACTCACGCGAACCGAGCGCACGCTCCTCCTCTATCGCGGCCACGAGGCGGGCGGCAACCTGGTCTACCGGGCCTGGCTGCCGAGCGGCGACTACATCACCGAGGTCAAGGCCGAGGAGGGGCAAAGTGCCTCGCCGTATCGGTTGCGAGTCAATCGCCTGGATCCGTTCGACCTCCCCTGCGACCTCGAGCCCAACGACGAACCCCGGGATGCTCGCCCCCTACCCTCGAGCTTGAAGGTCACCGGAACCGTCGGCGAAACGAGGGACGAGGACTGGTACCGCCTGCCGCGGCTCGCAGAGGAGACGACCGTCCGGGCGGAGATACTGGAACAGCCGGACAATGTACGGCCGGACACCTTCCTGCGCCTCTACCGCGAGGGTGACGACTACCACTCGGATGTCTTCAAGTGGGATGAGGAGAACGCGGTCTTCGAGGGCACCCTTGATGCGGCAACACCCTGGATCGCGCGAATCTACGGCAAAGGGGCCTACGAGGTGCGCTTCGCCTTCGAGCCCGGCCCGCCACCCCGTCCGGCCGCCCGAGACCTGCCGCTCAGGCTGTCGCTACCCGCCGGACCCCATGTCTTCGCGGCGTTCTGGCATCAGGATCAACGGTCGCAACTGCCGGTCGGGCTGGTGAATGAGAGTGATCAGACTCTGCATCTCACCCTTGACGCCGCGAGCAGTCATCACGCCTGGAATGCACGGCTCGAGCCCACGGAGGTAGCTCTCGCGGCCGGAGAGCGGACCTCGGTCGACCTGACGCTCGCCGTGGCCGAAGATGCTTGGGCCGAGCGCCCGGTGCGGATCACGATTCGTGCCCGTGACGGAGCCGGCGCCCAGCGCACGGCATCGACCGAGGCCGTGGCCCGCTGCGGTGCACCCCCCATCGGAGGCCGTCCACCGTCGCCGCTACCGGCCGAGCTGCTCGGCGGCCTCAACGTCGCCTGGGCGGGGCTGGGTGCCCGACCGGTCGTAGCCGATGAGCGGGCCGCGGAGGATCAGGCCCCGCTGCACGACGGCGTGACCCCGAACGACGGCGCATGGTACACGCGCGAGACACCAGCCGCCGTCACCGTCGAGTTAGCAGGGACCGAGCCGCTGCCTGTCGCCGGTGTTGTGCTCAATCCGCGCGGCAGTTACCCCGTACGCAACCAGGCCAGGCGCTTCGAGCTCGCTCTCTCGCTCGATGGCAGAGAGTTTTCCCCCGTCCTCTCCGAAGAGCTGGGACCGGCGCCGAGGGAGCAGACCTTCGCGCTCGACCGGCCGCGGCCGGCGCGTTTTGCTCGTCTCCGGGTTCTATCCAACCACGAAGGCGCCGGCGGATACGCCGCGCTGGGGGAATGGAAGGTCATTGCACGGCCCGGGACCCACCCCGTCGGAGCCGAGCCCTTCAATCTGGCGGATCCTCGCAAGGGCGGTCACGTGGTCTGGTCGGATCCGCTCATGACTACCAGCATCATCCGACAGATTCTGACCGAAGAGGTCGAGCATCCGCACATGCGCCTCGATCCGCTCAATCCGAACCGTTGGATCGTGGGCTTCCACCACCAGCGGGCCGCCCAGATCTCGGCCCTGGAGTGGGTTCAGGCCGACGACTACTACGATTCGCCTCGCCTGAGCACCGTCCAGGTTTCCGTCAGTGCCAAGAGCCCGGTCGGACCTTGGTCGCCGTTGAGCACCTGGCAGCTCGACACCACGCCGGCCGCTACCTCTCGCCTGCAGCTTCCGGAGCCGATCTGGGCACGCTACGTGCGCTTCTCCACCACCGAACCGGCGGTCTCCGACACGTGGCAGCTGCCCGAGACTTTGCGCGTATTCGAGCGGCCTGCGGCCCCAGGCTACCTGTCGGCATTGGGAGAGTGGGGTCAGTACTCCCGGGCCGCCTACTACGAGACGACGACCGACTCCGGCCGGGCCGGGAACGCGGTCTCCGAGGCCGGCGACAACGACACCCGCGCCAACGCTCAGAGCCTCGAGCCTGGGCGTCGCCAGCGCGGCGATGTGCTGGTCGGTGAGGACGTCGACTGGTATCGGATCGAGGTGCCGAGCGGCCACAACCGTCTGGAGCTGTCGCTCGAGGGCGACCCGGCGCTGCGGGTCGTGGGCCGAATCGAGAACCAGGCGGGCGAAGAGGTCTCTCTCGAAGAGGTCTCCGAGACCCCGGCCGGAGGCTGGCGAGCCGATCTCGCCGTCGAGGGTGGGGACGCCTACTTCGTGCAGATCGTCGAGCCACCCCGCTCCATCGTTCTCGCCTGGGATAACAGCGGCAGCACGACTCCGTTCAAGCCCACGCTCTACCAGGCACTGCCGCGCTTCGTCGCCTCGGTTCAAAGTGAGCGCGAGTTCGTCAACTTGCTTCCCTTCCAGAGCGGCGGCGGGGACTTCCTGCTCGAGGAGTGGTCAGATCAAGCGTACGTTCTGCAGACCGCCCTCAACGACTACGATCGCAGGCACGGCTCGAGCGAAGCCGAGCTGGCGCTGCTGACCGCCACCAAGGGCCTCGCGAACCGGTCGGGGACCCGAGCGGTCGTGTTCCTGACCGACGCCGACACCCACAGCTACGACAAGACGGGCGAGCTTTGGCGGTTCCTCGAGGAGGTGAGGCCGCGAGTCTTCACGCTCGAGCTCCACCGCGGCAACGTCGTCTATCAACAGGACCTGATGCAGAGCTGGGCCGCAACCAACGACGGGCGCTACGACTTCTTCCGCACCAACGCCGATCTGGAAGTCGCGTTCGATCGCGCCTCGTGCCTACTGCGACGACCGGCCGGCTACCTGCTCGCCGCTACCACCCGCTTCGAGGAGCCTCCCGGTCCGGGGACGATCGAGATCACCGCTTCCGAGTCCGTCCTCGGCCGTCCGGCCGTCGAGCTGATCCTCGACGCCTCCGGCAGCATGCTGCAGCGCCTCGAGGGGCGCTCGAGAATCGACATCGCCCGGGACGTGCTGGTATCCCTGGTAGAAGAGACCCTGCCGCCGGAGACGCCGCTGGCGCTTCGCATCTTCGGCCACAAGACTCCGCGCGCCTGCCAGACCGATCTCGAGGTGCCCCTGTCACCCCTGCGACCGGCGAAGATCGTCCCCGTTATTCGCCGGACCGAGGCCAAGAACCGGGCCAAGACGCCGATCGGTGCTTCCCTCGAACTGGTTGCGGCGGACCTCGAAACCGCGGACGGCCCGAAGATCGTCATTCTGGTGACCGACGGCGAGGAAACCTGCGGCGGGGATCCTCAAGCCGCCATCCAGGGCCTCAAGGACAAGGGCTTCGATGTCCGCGTCAACATCGTGGGATTCGCCATCGAAGACGAGACGCTCAAAGACACCTTCAGCCGCTGGGCCACGCTGGGGGGCGGTCTCTACTTCAACGCCACCAGCGGCGAGGAGCTGGGGCAAGCGATGCGCCAGGCGCTCCAGCCCAAGTTCCAGGTTCTGGACGCGGGCGGCGAGGTGGTGGCCGCGGGAGTCACCCGCGGCGACCCGGTGGAAGTGCCGGCCGGTCTCTACTCCGTGCGGGTTCTGACGAGCCCGCCACGACTCTTCGACGACGTACGCGTCAAGGGTGAAGACAGTGTCGTTCTGAATCTCGACGCGCGAGACGAGAGCTAG
- a CDS encoding mechanosensitive ion channel family protein, which produces MEELRNVLLDSEKVLTASRAVILFLAGLVVARLVSRLVARLVSARLEPQQALLLRRFLSYGLVALFTVAALHELGFNLGVLLGAAGVLSVAAGFASQTSASNLVSGLFLIVEKPFAIGDVIEIGGTTGEVLAIDLLSVKLRTFDNKFVRIPNESVIKSEVSTLTKFPIRRVDLQIGVAYREDLERVRDVLMEVADRNLLCLDEPKPVLFFQGFGDSSIDFQFSVWATRENFVELKNTIQLGIKKAFDREGIEIPFPQRVLHAGGGAKSFPVEVVESPDGSEDPDDSRVNVP; this is translated from the coding sequence ATGGAAGAGCTGAGGAACGTCCTGCTGGACTCCGAGAAGGTTCTTACCGCCTCGAGAGCCGTCATCCTCTTTCTCGCAGGCCTCGTTGTCGCCCGACTCGTGAGTCGGCTCGTCGCGCGGCTGGTGTCGGCTCGTCTCGAGCCCCAGCAGGCGCTTCTGCTCCGGCGCTTTCTTTCCTACGGGCTCGTGGCGCTGTTCACGGTCGCGGCGCTTCACGAGCTCGGTTTCAACCTCGGTGTTCTTTTGGGTGCGGCTGGAGTGCTTTCGGTCGCTGCCGGCTTCGCTTCGCAGACGTCGGCCTCCAACCTGGTCAGTGGTCTTTTCTTGATCGTGGAGAAACCCTTCGCCATCGGCGACGTGATCGAGATCGGTGGGACGACGGGCGAAGTCCTGGCAATCGACCTCTTGTCGGTGAAGCTCCGCACTTTCGACAACAAGTTCGTCCGCATCCCCAACGAGAGCGTCATCAAGAGCGAAGTTTCGACGCTGACCAAGTTTCCCATCCGTCGGGTCGATCTGCAGATCGGAGTGGCGTATCGAGAGGATCTCGAGCGTGTCCGGGATGTGCTGATGGAGGTAGCCGATCGGAATCTCCTTTGTCTGGACGAGCCCAAGCCGGTTCTTTTCTTTCAGGGCTTCGGCGATTCGTCGATCGACTTCCAGTTTTCGGTCTGGGCGACACGCGAGAATTTCGTCGAGCTCAAGAACACGATCCAGCTCGGGATCAAGAAGGCGTTCGATCGAGAAGGGATCGAGATTCCGTTCCCCCAGAGAGTGCTTCACGCGGGCGGCGGTGCCAAGTCGTTTCCGGTCGAGGTCGTCGAGAGCCCCGACGGGTCGGAAGATCCGGACGACTCGCGGGTGAACGTGCCGTGA
- a CDS encoding glycosyltransferase family 39 protein, whose translation MTEDRSSIRELIPVIALFTIAKLALHLFTHAGYGYFRDELYYLACTEHLAAGYVDHPPLSVFVLWLVRQGLGDSLLALRLVPALAGSATVGLVGAMAARLGGGRWAVALAMTGALVAPVFLALDHIYSMNALDLFFWALAGYLVIGIVQQGNPRRWCLLGLVLGLALLNKISVLWLGAGLLVGLVITPERRWLKTPWPWVAGAIATAVFSPHVFWQMRNGWPTAEFIKNATGEKMAEVAPLDFVLGQVGMLLPFALPLWLAGLLFLFLHRKGKSYRILGWVYVAVFLILMLSGSSRSNYLAPAYTWLFAAGGVAAAGLLSRPRLTWLRPTALIALAILGAVVAPLALPVLPVDAYLRHAEALGQQPATEERKELGQLGQFFADMHGWEEITDTVVAVHRGLPPAEQAIARVFAPDYGVAGAIDLFGRRQGLAPVLSGHNSYWLWGPGDADGRVLLVVGGSEEELRPLFSQLDRAATIDCGLCIPYENGNPVWIGRDLRLPLAELWPNIKHYD comes from the coding sequence ATGACTGAAGATCGCTCCTCGATCCGAGAGCTCATTCCCGTCATTGCGCTTTTCACGATCGCAAAACTCGCGCTGCATCTCTTCACGCATGCCGGCTACGGCTATTTCCGCGATGAGCTTTACTATCTGGCCTGCACGGAACACCTGGCGGCCGGCTACGTCGACCACCCGCCGCTCTCGGTTTTCGTTCTCTGGTTGGTGCGCCAGGGCCTCGGGGACTCCCTCCTGGCTCTGCGTCTCGTGCCGGCCCTGGCTGGCTCGGCCACGGTAGGGCTCGTCGGGGCGATGGCGGCTCGGCTCGGCGGCGGCCGCTGGGCGGTGGCGCTGGCTATGACGGGTGCACTCGTGGCGCCGGTGTTTCTGGCACTCGACCACATCTACTCGATGAACGCTCTCGATCTCTTCTTCTGGGCTCTCGCAGGGTACCTCGTGATCGGGATCGTGCAGCAGGGCAACCCCCGACGCTGGTGCCTCTTGGGGCTGGTTCTGGGGCTCGCCCTTCTGAACAAGATCAGCGTTCTGTGGCTCGGCGCCGGTTTGCTGGTCGGCCTGGTCATTACACCGGAACGCCGGTGGTTGAAGACGCCCTGGCCATGGGTGGCGGGCGCGATCGCCACGGCTGTGTTTTCTCCCCACGTGTTTTGGCAGATGCGCAACGGCTGGCCCACCGCGGAGTTCATCAAGAACGCCACCGGCGAGAAGATGGCCGAGGTCGCGCCGCTCGATTTTGTCCTCGGGCAGGTGGGCATGTTGCTGCCGTTCGCCCTGCCACTGTGGCTCGCGGGGCTGCTGTTTCTGTTCTTACACCGCAAGGGCAAGAGCTACCGGATACTGGGATGGGTCTATGTCGCCGTCTTTCTGATTCTCATGCTCTCGGGCAGCAGCCGTTCGAACTACCTGGCCCCCGCCTACACCTGGTTGTTTGCCGCGGGAGGTGTCGCGGCGGCCGGCCTGCTCAGCAGGCCACGACTGACCTGGCTCCGTCCGACGGCGCTGATCGCACTCGCCATACTGGGAGCCGTGGTCGCGCCGCTGGCGCTTCCCGTTCTTCCGGTTGATGCCTACCTTCGCCACGCCGAGGCTCTGGGGCAGCAGCCTGCCACCGAGGAGCGCAAGGAGCTTGGCCAACTCGGACAGTTCTTCGCCGACATGCATGGGTGGGAAGAGATCACCGACACGGTCGTCGCGGTTCACCGCGGCCTGCCGCCCGCAGAGCAGGCGATCGCGCGCGTGTTCGCCCCGGACTACGGGGTTGCCGGCGCAATCGATCTCTTTGGCCGCAGGCAGGGACTCGCGCCCGTCCTGAGCGGCCACAACAGTTACTGGCTATGGGGCCCAGGCGACGCCGACGGCCGCGTCTTGCTCGTAGTCGGTGGCAGTGAGGAAGAGCTTCGCCCCCTCTTCTCTCAGCTCGATCGCGCTGCCACGATTGACTGCGGTCTTTGCATCCCCTACGAGAATGGCAACCCGGTCTGGATCGGCCGTGATCTCCGGCTCCCGCTGGCGGAGCTGTGGCCGAACATCAAGCACTACGACTGA
- a CDS encoding DinB family protein has translation MNWTDLLRSHIHLTYAATEGLLDMVDDEMLDWKPATGENWMTTGQLLTHLTTACGFCFRGFLTNDWTPPEGYEIPEPEGGETLLPAEKLPKAESVAKVKELLASDKRLALATIEEAGEKRLAGDTVKAPWEGQERLMGEQFLFMIQHLAQHKGQLFYYLKLQGKPVNTSDLWGM, from the coding sequence ATGAACTGGACCGACCTGCTGAGATCGCATATCCATCTGACCTACGCCGCGACCGAGGGTCTGCTCGACATGGTCGACGACGAGATGCTCGACTGGAAACCCGCGACCGGAGAGAACTGGATGACCACGGGGCAGCTGCTCACTCACCTCACCACCGCCTGCGGATTCTGTTTTCGGGGCTTCCTCACCAACGACTGGACACCGCCCGAAGGCTACGAGATACCGGAACCGGAGGGGGGCGAGACCCTGCTGCCGGCCGAGAAGCTGCCGAAGGCCGAGAGCGTGGCCAAGGTGAAAGAGCTGCTAGCCAGCGACAAGCGGCTGGCGCTTGCGACGATCGAGGAGGCGGGCGAGAAACGGCTCGCCGGTGACACCGTCAAGGCTCCATGGGAGGGCCAGGAGCGACTGATGGGCGAGCAGTTCCTGTTCATGATCCAACATCTTGCTCAGCACAAGGGGCAGCTCTTCTACTACCTGAAGCTCCAGGGCAAGCCGGTCAACACTTCGGACCTGTGGGGTATGTAG
- the ychF gene encoding redox-regulated ATPase YchF yields MALSVGIAGLPNVGKSTLLNALSDAHAEASNYPFCTIDRNIGVAVVPDPRLKQLEQLLSPTEMVPTTIRFVDIAGLVEGASRGEGLGNKFLGHIREVDAILHVVRCFEDENLAHATGTPDPVRDVGIVETEFLLADLEIAERAAEKWSRGVRLGKGVGKDESAVFTKVAEALDRGVAVRDLDLHEEERRAFGDTRFLTDKPCLYVANTGESDPSGEGPLATALKNAKGVEQVLPVSVEIEEEISELPVEEQADFLESLGLEETALNLVVTGCYRLLDLLTFYTVANEKLSAWQLRRGGTAAEAAGRIHSDMEKGFIRAEVMALEDLLRLGSQQALHDHGLLHTVGRDHVIEDRDVLHIRFKV; encoded by the coding sequence ATGGCACTTTCGGTTGGAATCGCCGGTCTTCCCAATGTCGGCAAGTCGACGTTGCTGAACGCTCTGTCGGACGCCCACGCCGAAGCCTCGAACTACCCGTTCTGCACCATCGATCGCAACATCGGTGTGGCCGTCGTACCCGATCCGCGTCTGAAGCAGCTCGAGCAGCTCTTGTCGCCGACGGAGATGGTCCCGACCACGATCCGCTTCGTCGACATCGCCGGCTTGGTCGAGGGAGCGAGCAGGGGAGAGGGTCTGGGCAACAAGTTTCTCGGGCACATCCGCGAGGTTGACGCGATCCTTCACGTGGTGCGCTGCTTCGAGGACGAGAACCTTGCCCATGCGACCGGTACGCCGGATCCCGTCCGCGACGTGGGCATCGTGGAGACCGAGTTTCTACTGGCCGATCTCGAGATCGCGGAGCGCGCCGCGGAGAAGTGGAGCAGGGGCGTGCGCCTCGGCAAGGGCGTGGGCAAGGACGAGTCGGCCGTGTTCACCAAGGTTGCCGAGGCACTCGACCGGGGCGTGGCGGTGCGCGACCTGGATCTGCACGAGGAAGAGCGCCGCGCTTTCGGTGACACGCGTTTTCTGACCGACAAGCCGTGCCTGTACGTGGCCAACACGGGCGAGAGCGACCCTTCCGGTGAAGGCCCGTTGGCGACCGCACTCAAGAACGCCAAGGGGGTCGAGCAAGTGCTGCCCGTCTCGGTGGAGATCGAAGAAGAGATCTCGGAGCTGCCGGTGGAGGAGCAAGCCGACTTTCTGGAGAGCCTGGGTCTCGAGGAGACGGCATTGAATTTGGTCGTCACTGGCTGCTACCGGCTGCTCGATCTGCTGACCTTCTACACGGTGGCCAACGAGAAGCTGAGCGCGTGGCAGCTACGGCGCGGCGGCACGGCAGCGGAGGCGGCCGGAAGGATCCACAGTGACATGGAGAAGGGCTTCATCCGAGCGGAGGTCATGGCGCTCGAGGACCTGCTGCGTTTGGGCAGCCAGCAGGCGCTGCACGACCACGGCCTGCTGCACACGGTGGGCCGCGACCACGTCATCGAGGACCGGGACGTTCTTCACATCCGGTTCAAGGTCTAG